A DNA window from Candidatus Roseilinea sp. contains the following coding sequences:
- the rbsK gene encoding ribokinase, whose amino-acid sequence MSEVSQPNAPRVVCYGDLVTDLVMAVERLPIEPERVQRIHAISVEPGGAGNFLITAARLGARAVAFGAVGEDAYGQAVYDMLQAEGVDVSYTQRGAGSVNVLVLVIVDDAGQHVFLVRDGMGPPFVLDARSVALIRSADLFFMPGYALHERRVAGAAVEATRLAAEAGVPVMNDLGPIVSETGAREAALEIVRLSEVSLLTADEAMRFTGERTEAGAARRMLAQGTRHVVIKRGGAGCIVFTVDGEYVVPGIPVPVRDTTAAGDAFAAGFAVAWLKHRDVRRAAEFANCVGAAKVQKLGSGRQCPTAAEVAAVCAGVTSYAS is encoded by the coding sequence ATGTCCGAAGTGTCGCAACCCAACGCCCCGCGGGTCGTGTGTTATGGCGATTTGGTGACCGATCTGGTGATGGCCGTCGAGCGCTTGCCGATTGAGCCTGAGCGCGTGCAACGCATTCATGCCATCAGCGTCGAGCCGGGCGGCGCCGGCAATTTCCTCATCACCGCTGCGCGCCTGGGCGCGCGTGCCGTCGCCTTCGGGGCAGTCGGCGAGGACGCCTATGGCCAGGCCGTGTATGACATGCTGCAGGCCGAAGGTGTGGATGTGAGCTATACGCAACGCGGCGCCGGCAGCGTGAACGTGCTGGTGCTGGTGATCGTGGATGACGCCGGCCAGCACGTCTTTCTCGTTCGCGATGGGATGGGCCCGCCGTTCGTGCTGGATGCGCGTTCGGTCGCATTGATCCGGAGCGCCGATCTGTTCTTCATGCCGGGCTACGCATTGCACGAGCGGCGCGTGGCGGGTGCTGCCGTCGAGGCGACGCGCCTCGCGGCCGAAGCCGGCGTGCCGGTGATGAACGACCTCGGCCCGATCGTCTCTGAAACCGGCGCGCGTGAGGCGGCGCTCGAGATTGTCCGGCTGAGCGAGGTGAGCTTGTTGACTGCGGATGAAGCGATGCGCTTCACCGGAGAACGCACCGAGGCGGGCGCAGCGCGGCGGATGCTGGCGCAAGGGACGCGTCACGTCGTCATCAAGCGGGGGGGCGCAGGATGCATCGTCTTCACCGTGGACGGCGAATACGTCGTCCCGGGCATCCCTGTGCCGGTGCGCGATACGACCGCTGCGGGCGATGCCTTCGCGGCCGGTTTTGCCGTGGCCTGGCTGAAGCATCGTGACGTGCGCAGAGCGGCAGAGTTTGCCAATTGTGTGGGTGCAGCGAAGGTGCAGAAGCTCGGCAGCGGCCGGCAGTGCCCGACAGCAGCGGAGGTCGCTGCCGTCT